The proteins below come from a single Gammaproteobacteria bacterium genomic window:
- a CDS encoding DJ-1/PfpI family protein gives MADVLVPLAQGCEELEAVTVIDLLRRADIHVTTAGLDQHSVKASRGVVLIPDTTLDKVLAQPFDMIVLPGGLPGADNLAQDNRIQQILLKTLEQGGMVAAICAAPRVLVRAGLLPGKRITSYPGTLDHMALDGINLTQDAIVVDGQIVTSRSPGTAMDFALALIEKLAGSNKRKEVEAGLVR, from the coding sequence TGGCAGACGTCCTTGTACCCCTCGCACAGGGCTGTGAAGAACTAGAAGCGGTTACGGTTATTGATCTGCTGCGTCGGGCCGATATTCATGTGACAACTGCGGGTCTGGATCAACATTCGGTCAAGGCATCGCGCGGTGTAGTGTTAATTCCGGATACCACGTTAGACAAGGTGTTGGCACAGCCCTTTGATATGATCGTGTTGCCAGGCGGTCTGCCAGGGGCCGATAATCTGGCGCAGGATAATCGTATTCAGCAGATATTACTTAAGACTCTGGAGCAGGGCGGAATGGTTGCAGCGATTTGTGCTGCACCGAGGGTGTTAGTGCGTGCAGGCTTATTACCGGGTAAGCGGATAACGTCATATCCCGGCACACTGGATCACATGGCATTAGATGGGATCAACCTGACTCAGGATGCTATTGTTGTTGATGGTCAGATTGTTACCTCGCGTAGTCCAGGCACAGCGATGGATTTTGCACTGGCGTTGATTGAAAAGCTGGCAGGGAGTAACAAACGAAAAGAGGTCGAAGCGGGTTTAGTGCGTTAA